A stretch of Myroides oncorhynchi DNA encodes these proteins:
- a CDS encoding IMPACT family protein produces the protein MAEPIDSYKTISQPTEEVLYKEKNSKFFGYAFPIQHEDEVKEIIDGIKKVHYNARHWCYAFQIGTEQVYYRANDDGEPSNTAGAPIYGQIQSFDVTNILIVVVRYFGGVKLGVGGLITAYRAAAQMAMEEADIIEKTIDKNFKVRFEYKDMNNVMRVIKEKDLKILNQTMEMSCEIELSIRKSEYDQALEAFVPFYEVKVIEATDQNY, from the coding sequence ATGGCAGAACCAATAGATTCATATAAAACAATAAGCCAACCAACAGAAGAAGTATTATACAAAGAGAAGAACAGTAAGTTTTTTGGTTATGCCTTCCCGATACAACACGAAGATGAAGTAAAGGAAATCATCGATGGTATAAAGAAAGTGCACTATAATGCTCGTCACTGGTGTTATGCTTTTCAGATTGGTACTGAGCAAGTATACTATCGTGCTAATGATGATGGAGAACCTAGTAATACTGCTGGAGCACCTATCTATGGCCAAATACAATCATTTGATGTTACAAATATACTTATAGTAGTTGTTCGTTATTTTGGAGGAGTTAAGCTAGGAGTGGGTGGTCTGATTACTGCCTATAGAGCGGCTGCTCAGATGGCTATGGAAGAAGCTGATATTATCGAAAAGACTATTGATAAGAATTTTAAAGTTCGCTTTGAGTACAAGGATATGAATAATGTTATGCGTGTCATCAAAGAAAAAGATCTTAAAATATTAAATCAGACGATGGAGATGAGCTGTGAAATAGAATTATCTATTCGAAAAAGTGAATATGATCAAGCATTAGAAGCATTCGTCCCATTCTATGAGGTTAAAGTCATAGAAGCTACAGATCAGAATTACTAA
- the ribD gene encoding bifunctional diaminohydroxyphosphoribosylaminopyrimidine deaminase/5-amino-6-(5-phosphoribosylamino)uracil reductase RibD, whose translation MERHELYISRCIQLALQGTYAAMPNPSVGAVIVHNDKIIGQGFTSPYGGSHAEPNAIASVKNQELLKESTLYVSLEPCSHFGKTPPCSDLVIEKKIPRVVIGTVDPFAKVCGRGIQKMRDAGIEVIVGVLEKECQDSNKRFFTFHNKKRPYVILKWAESADHFIAPLTRETNRPFWISNTYSKQLVHKWRSEEMAFLVGTQTVLSDNPSLTTRDWYGKDPIRIYLDRTGKIDSHYSITDHSVKTICITANPALQSSGNLIYEHADFNDTLVNQVLDILYKHNIMSVVIEGGTQTLQSFINTELWDEARIFTGDTIIGEGISAPVLTEFDKVEKHSILDNELRIVYPI comes from the coding sequence TTGGAAAGACACGAATTATATATTTCTCGCTGTATTCAGTTAGCATTACAAGGAACTTATGCTGCAATGCCTAATCCTTCTGTAGGAGCTGTCATTGTTCACAACGACAAGATTATTGGCCAAGGATTTACTTCTCCTTATGGAGGATCACACGCAGAGCCCAATGCTATAGCATCCGTTAAGAATCAAGAATTACTAAAAGAGAGTACTCTTTATGTAAGTTTAGAGCCGTGTAGTCATTTCGGGAAGACACCTCCTTGTTCTGATTTAGTTATCGAAAAGAAGATCCCTCGAGTAGTCATTGGTACAGTGGATCCATTCGCTAAAGTATGTGGGCGCGGTATTCAGAAGATGCGAGATGCAGGTATAGAAGTAATCGTAGGAGTATTAGAAAAAGAGTGTCAGGATAGCAATAAGCGATTCTTTACTTTTCACAACAAAAAACGCCCTTATGTAATCCTAAAGTGGGCAGAATCAGCTGATCACTTTATCGCTCCACTAACTAGAGAGACCAATAGACCGTTCTGGATATCTAATACCTACTCTAAGCAACTAGTCCACAAATGGAGAAGTGAAGAGATGGCTTTTTTAGTAGGCACACAGACTGTCCTTAGCGATAACCCTTCTCTTACTACTAGAGACTGGTATGGCAAGGATCCTATACGTATCTATCTAGACCGCACTGGTAAGATAGATAGCCACTATAGTATCACAGATCACAGTGTAAAGACAATCTGTATAACAGCTAATCCTGCTTTACAGTCATCAGGTAACTTAATCTATGAGCATGCTGACTTTAATGATACCTTAGTAAATCAAGTACTCGATATACTCTATAAACACAATATTATGTCTGTGGTGATAGAGGGTGGTACACAAACGCTACAAAGTTTTATAAATACAGAGCTGTGGGATGAGGCAAGAATCTTCACAGGGGATACAATAATTGGTGAGGGCATCTCTGCTCCTGTGCTAACAGAATTTGACAAAGTAGAAAAACATAGTATTTTAGACAACGAATTAAGAATAGTATACCCTATATAA